In one window of Ovis aries strain OAR_USU_Benz2616 breed Rambouillet chromosome 3, ARS-UI_Ramb_v3.0, whole genome shotgun sequence DNA:
- the MRPL51 gene encoding large ribosomal subunit protein mL51, whose protein sequence is MAGSLSWVAGRGLWGLVPLACRSFFLGVPRLFHVRVTLPPPKVIDRWNEKRAMFGVYDNIGILGNFEKHPKELIKGPVWLRGWKGNELQRCIRKKRMVGNRMFVDDLHNLNKRISFLYKRFNRHGKHR, encoded by the exons ATGGCAGGGAGCCTCTCTTGGGTGGCAGGCAGGGGCTTATGGGGCCTGGTGCCGCTGGCCTGCAGAAGTTTCTTTCTGG GTGTTCCCAGATTGTTCCATGTAAGGGTCACCCTCCCGCCCCCTAAAGTGATTGATCGTTGGAACGAGAAGAGGGCGATGTTCGGGGTATATGACAATATCGGGATCCTGG GAAATTTTGAAAAGCACCCCAAAGAATTGATCAAGGGCCCCGTGTGGCTTCGAGGCTGGAAGGGGAATGAACTGCAGCGTTGTATTCGAAAGAAGAGAATGGTAGGAAATCGGATGTTCGTTGATGACCTGCACAACCTGAACAAACGCATCAGCTTTCTCTACAAACGGTTTAATCGACATGGGAAGCACCGGTAG